In the genome of Poecile atricapillus isolate bPoeAtr1 chromosome 30, bPoeAtr1.hap1, whole genome shotgun sequence, one region contains:
- the LOC131589805 gene encoding foot protein 1 variant 2-like codes for MDQHGPSWTIMNHQGPSWTIMDQHRPTRTIMDQHGPSWTIMNHQGPTWTNIDHHGPSWTITDHYGPTRTIMDQHGPTRTNMDQHGPSWTIMDHHGPSWTNMDQHGPSWTIMDHHGPSWTNMDQEELTWVNMGPHGWTWTIMDQEELRWVDVDGHEATWTNTDHHGPSRINTDHHGPTRTNMDHHRPSWTFMDQHGPSWTIMDHHGPSWTIMDQEELTWVNMGPHGWTWTNMDQHGPTWTNVDDHRPSWTIMDHHGPTWMIMDQHRPTWTNMDHHGPTWTKMDQHGPTWTIMDQHGPTRTNMDQHGPTWTIMDHHGPSWTNMDHHGPSWTIMDHHGPTWTTMDHHGPSWTIMDQGTWGSSA; via the coding sequence ATGGACCAACATGGACCATCATGGACCATCATGAACCATCAGGGACCATCATGGACCATCATGGACCAACACAGACCAACACGGACCATCATGGACCAACATGGACCATCATGGACCATCATGAACCATCAGGGACCAACATGGACCAACATAGACCATCATGGACCATCATGGACCATCACGGACCATTACGGACCAACACGGACCATCATGGACCAACATGGACCAACACGGACCAACATGGACCAACATGGACCATCATGGACCATCATGGACCATCATGGACCATCATGGACCAACATGGACCAACACGGACCATCATGGACCATCATGGACCATCATGGACCATCATGGACCAACATGGACCAAGAGGAGTTGACGTGGGTCAACATGGGTCCACATGGATGGACATGGACCATCATGGATCAAGAGGAGTTAAGATGGGTCGACGTGGATGGACACGAAGCAACATGGACCAACACAGACCATCATGGACCATCACGGATCAACACGGACCATCATGGACCAACACGGACCAACATGGACCATCATAGACCATCATGGACCTTCATGGACCAACATGGACCATCATGGACCATCATGGACCACCATGGACCATCATGGACCATCATGGACCAAGAGGAGTTGACGTGGGTCAACATGGGTCCACATGGATGGACATGGACTAACATGGACCAACATGGGCCAACATGGACCAACGTGGATGATCATAGACCATCATGGACCATCATGGACCATCATGGACCAACATGGATGATCATGGACCAACACAGACCAACATGGACCAACATGGACCATCATGGACCAACATGGACCAAGATGGACCAACACGGACCAACATGGACCATCATGGACCAACATGGACCAACACGGACCAACATGGACCAACATGGACCAACATGGACCATCATGGACCATCATGGACCATCATGGACCAACATGGACCATCATGGACCATCATGGACGATCATGGACCATCATGGACCAACATGGACCACCATGGACCATCATGGACCATCATGGACCATCATGGACCAAGGAACATGGGGGAGCTCAGCCTGA